TTGCAGACGCCGAGCATCGGCACCCCGTCCGAGACCGCCTCGCGGACCTCGTCCATGATCGGGGTTCGGGCGGCCATCGCGCCCGCTCTGAGGTAGTCACCGTAGGAGAAGCCGCCCGGAAGCAGGACGCCCGTCGTGTCCCCGGGGAGGCCGTCCTCGTACCAGACGAGGTCGGCGTCGATCCCGAGGTGGGCGAGCGCCTGCGCCGCGTCCCGGTCGCAGTTCGACCCGCCGAAGCGGACGATGGCGACCGTCATCTCGACCGACTGACCTCGATATCGTAGTCGTGGATCGTCGGGTTCGCGAGCAGTCGCTCGGCCATCTCCCGGGCGCGGCGCTCGGCCGCCTCCCCCGAGTCGGCCTCGAGGTCGATCTCGAAGACGTCGGCAGCGCGCAGCGCTTCGAGGTCGAACTCCAGGCGTTCGAGCGCCCGTCTGGTGGTCTCGGCCTCCGGGTCGAGCACTCCCGACTTCAGCCGGACCGTCACGGTCGCGGTGTACGCCGTCATCGGTCGACAGAGAGGGATCGGTCGACAAAGCGCTTTTGGAACCCCTCTACAGGCCGTGTGCGCGCTCGACCGCACTGTCGATATCGGGCGCGTCGAACCACTTCTCCCCGGTGTACGCGTTCGTCCCGGCGGCGTACAGCGCCGCCATCGCCCGAACGACCCCCTCGGGGAGGCTCTCGGGCTCGCGCTCACAGAGCGTCCGCCAGTCGGCGACGTCCTCGCGCTTCGCGCGGACCTTCGCGTCGTCGATCGCGGCGACCCACGCCTCCTGCTCGCGTTTGTGGTACTGCCTAATCACCTCCTTAGAGATGCCCTTTCCCCGGTAGGAGAAGCGGTTCTCGTCGAACGTTCCGACCACGTCCGCGACGCGGACCTCCCCGTCGTAGTAGAGACACTCGATCTTCCCGTCCTCGTGGACGAGCCCCGCACGGTCGGCACGCTCGGTGACCACACGGTTGACCGACCGGGCGAGCTCGGAGAGTTCGTCGATATCGGCACGCCCGGCGATCGCATCGGCCTCCTCCCGGTCGAGGTACCTGTCCGACTCCTCGTACTTCGTGGAGAACTCGACGATCGGTTCCTCCAGGTCGACCGCGTCCGCCGGCCACTCCTCGAACGAGAGGCCGTGATCGGCCGGCTCGCTCCGGCGTCTGAGGCTGGAGCCGACCGGGACGCGGTTGCGAAAGACGATCTCGAGCGGTACCAGGAAGTTCTCTCCCGCCGCCGCGTGGTACGCCTCGTAGTCGTACTCGCGGCCCTCGTGTGGGAGGTCGGGCACCTGCGTGAGGTCGATCGCCATCTCGGTCGGTGGTCCCCTCGCCCCGGCGAGCGCCCGTGCGCTCGCGCCGACGCCGCGGTAGTGTGTCGGGACGCCCTCGCTTTCGAGCCGTTCGAAGTTGAACGCGCCCATCGTACAGAGGCTCGCGCCCTTACCCGGGATCGGGTCGGGCATCGGTCCCCAGTCGAAGACGGAGTAGGCGTCGGTGAAGACGAACGCACCCCGACCCAGTTCCTCGGAGGTCGGCTCCCGGTCGACCCGGAACTCCTTGACGCTCGTCACGCGCCCGTCTCCACGAGGGGGTCGTCCCTCCGGTCGACCGATCCGCACCTCGTCTGCCAGCGGTTCATGTCCGTTCCTCCCTACCGCCGGGACAAGAAGGTTTCCGACCGCGGGCGAGGGAACTGTTATCACACGTCGCTCCGTGGAGCGACCATGGCAGAAGCCTACGTACACGTGATCGTCGACCCCGGCGCGGTCTCGCGGGCCGCCTCGGCCATCTCCGAACTGGAGTCGGCCGCCTCCGTCCACGTCGTGACCGGCGAGTACGACGTCATCGCACGGCTCGAACTGGAGGACGTGAGTGACCTCCCGACGGTCGTCGCCGAGGAGATCCACCCGATCACCGGCGTGATCGACACGGTGACGAGCCTCGCGTTCGAGCGCTGACGGGCAGACGCGGGACT
This region of Halalkalicoccus sp. CGA53 genomic DNA includes:
- a CDS encoding phosphoribosylaminoimidazolesuccinocarboxamide synthase translates to MTSVKEFRVDREPTSEELGRGAFVFTDAYSVFDWGPMPDPIPGKGASLCTMGAFNFERLESEGVPTHYRGVGASARALAGARGPPTEMAIDLTQVPDLPHEGREYDYEAYHAAAGENFLVPLEIVFRNRVPVGSSLRRRSEPADHGLSFEEWPADAVDLEEPIVEFSTKYEESDRYLDREEADAIAGRADIDELSELARSVNRVVTERADRAGLVHEDGKIECLYYDGEVRVADVVGTFDENRFSYRGKGISKEVIRQYHKREQEAWVAAIDDAKVRAKREDVADWRTLCEREPESLPEGVVRAMAALYAAGTNAYTGEKWFDAPDIDSAVERAHGL
- the purS gene encoding phosphoribosylformylglycinamidine synthase subunit PurS yields the protein MTAYTATVTVRLKSGVLDPEAETTRRALERLEFDLEALRAADVFEIDLEADSGEAAERRAREMAERLLANPTIHDYDIEVSRSR
- a CDS encoding Lrp/AsnC family transcriptional regulator; the protein is MAEAYVHVIVDPGAVSRAASAISELESAASVHVVTGEYDVIARLELEDVSDLPTVVAEEIHPITGVIDTVTSLAFER